From a single Pseudomonas serboccidentalis genomic region:
- a CDS encoding ribonucleoside-diphosphate reductase subunit alpha, giving the protein MQTDTTRENPQGTLPQAADSNSDLAATAPGQLRVIKRNGTVVPYTDDKITVAITKAFLAVEGGTAAASSRIHDTVARLTEQVTATFKRRMPSGGTIHIEEIQDQVELALMRAGEQKVARDYVIYRDGRSKERAAHAPVEAAVNAHPSIRITRADGSLAPLDMGRLNTIVTEACEGLEEVDGDLIQRETLKNLYDGVALNDVNTALVMTARTLVEREPNYSFVTARLLMDTLRAEGLGFLEVAESATHHEMADLYAKALPAYIAKGIEFELLNPVLASFDLEKLGKAINHERDQQFTYLGLQTLYDRYFIHKDGVRFELPQIFFMRVAMGLAIEEKQKEDRAIEFYNLLSSFDYMASTPTLFNAGTLRPQLSSCYLTTVPDDLSGIYHAIHDNAMLSKFAGGLGNDWTPVRALGSYIKGTNGKSQGVVPFLKVVNDTAVAVNQGGKRKGAVCAYLETWHMDIEEFIELRKNTGDDRRRTHDMNTANWIPDLFMKRVFDDGKWTLFSPSEVPDLHDLTGKAFEERYEYYEALTEYPGKVKLFKTIQAKDLWRKMLSMLFETGHPWLTFKDPCNLRSPQQHVGVVHSSNLCTEITLNTNKDEIAVCNLGSINLPNHIVDGKLDTAKLQRTVNTAVRMLDNVIDINYYSVPQAKNSNFKHRPVGLGIMGFQDALYLQHIPYGSDAAVEFADKSMEAVSYYAIQASCDLADERGSYETFNGSLWSKGILPLDSQQILIEARGQKYIDVDLNETLDWAPVRARVQQGIRNSNIMAIAPTATIANITGVSQSIEPTYQNLYVKSNLSGEFTVINPYLVRDLKARGLWDSVMINDLKYYDGSVQQIERIPQELKELYATAFEVDTKWIVDAASRRQKWIDQAQSLNLYIAGASGKKLDVTYRMAWYRGLKTTYYLRALAATSTEKSTINTGKLNAVSSGGNHGDDSVLAAPAGPAPVPKACAIDEPDCEACQ; this is encoded by the coding sequence ATGCAAACCGACACAACTCGCGAGAACCCGCAGGGCACCTTGCCGCAGGCCGCCGATTCGAATTCGGATCTGGCAGCTACCGCGCCTGGTCAACTGCGCGTGATCAAGCGTAATGGCACTGTCGTTCCTTACACCGATGACAAGATCACCGTCGCTATCACCAAAGCGTTTCTCGCAGTTGAGGGCGGCACCGCTGCCGCTTCGTCGCGAATCCACGACACCGTTGCCCGCCTGACCGAACAAGTCACCGCGACCTTCAAGCGTCGCATGCCTTCGGGCGGCACCATCCACATCGAAGAGATCCAGGACCAGGTCGAACTGGCCCTGATGCGTGCCGGCGAGCAGAAAGTCGCTCGTGACTACGTGATCTACCGTGACGGACGTTCCAAAGAACGCGCTGCCCACGCCCCGGTCGAAGCCGCCGTCAACGCGCACCCGTCGATCCGTATCACCCGTGCCGACGGCAGCCTCGCGCCGCTGGACATGGGCCGCCTGAACACCATCGTCACCGAGGCCTGCGAAGGTCTGGAAGAAGTCGACGGCGACCTGATCCAGCGCGAAACCCTGAAGAACCTGTACGACGGCGTGGCCCTGAACGACGTCAACACCGCTCTGGTGATGACCGCGCGTACTCTGGTTGAACGTGAGCCGAACTACTCGTTCGTCACCGCCCGCCTGCTGATGGACACCCTGCGTGCCGAAGGCCTGGGCTTCCTCGAAGTGGCCGAAAGCGCCACTCACCACGAGATGGCCGACCTGTACGCCAAGGCGCTGCCGGCTTACATCGCCAAAGGTATCGAGTTCGAACTGCTGAACCCTGTGCTGGCCTCCTTCGACCTGGAAAAACTGGGCAAGGCGATCAACCACGAGCGCGACCAGCAATTCACCTACCTGGGCCTGCAGACCCTGTACGACCGTTACTTCATCCACAAGGATGGCGTGCGTTTCGAACTGCCGCAGATTTTCTTCATGCGTGTGGCCATGGGCCTGGCAATCGAAGAGAAGCAGAAAGAAGACCGTGCGATCGAGTTCTACAACCTGCTGTCGTCCTTCGACTACATGGCTTCGACCCCGACCCTGTTCAACGCCGGCACTCTGCGTCCACAGCTGTCGAGCTGCTACCTGACCACCGTTCCGGACGACCTGTCGGGCATCTACCACGCGATCCACGACAACGCCATGTTGTCCAAATTCGCGGGCGGCCTGGGCAACGACTGGACCCCTGTTCGTGCACTGGGTTCGTACATCAAGGGCACCAACGGCAAGTCGCAAGGCGTGGTTCCGTTCCTGAAAGTGGTGAACGACACCGCGGTAGCCGTTAACCAGGGTGGCAAGCGCAAAGGCGCTGTCTGTGCCTACCTGGAAACCTGGCACATGGACATCGAAGAGTTCATCGAACTGCGCAAGAACACCGGTGATGATCGTCGTCGTACCCACGACATGAACACCGCCAACTGGATCCCTGACCTGTTCATGAAGCGCGTCTTCGATGACGGCAAATGGACCCTGTTCTCGCCATCCGAAGTACCGGACCTGCACGACCTGACCGGTAAAGCCTTCGAAGAGCGCTACGAGTACTACGAAGCCCTGACCGAGTACCCGGGCAAGGTCAAGCTGTTCAAGACCATCCAGGCCAAAGACCTGTGGCGCAAAATGCTGTCCATGCTGTTCGAAACCGGCCACCCATGGCTGACGTTCAAAGACCCGTGCAACCTGCGCAGCCCGCAGCAGCACGTCGGCGTGGTTCACAGCTCGAACCTGTGCACCGAGATCACCTTGAACACCAACAAGGACGAGATCGCTGTTTGCAACCTGGGCTCGATCAACCTGCCGAACCACATCGTGGATGGCAAGCTGGACACCGCCAAGCTGCAACGCACCGTGAACACTGCCGTGCGCATGCTCGACAACGTGATCGACATCAACTACTACTCGGTGCCGCAAGCGAAGAACTCCAACTTCAAGCACCGTCCGGTCGGTCTGGGCATCATGGGCTTCCAGGACGCGCTGTACCTGCAGCACATCCCTTACGGTTCCGACGCTGCCGTCGAGTTCGCCGACAAGTCGATGGAAGCGGTCAGCTACTACGCGATCCAGGCGTCCTGCGACCTGGCTGACGAGCGCGGCTCGTACGAGACCTTCAACGGTTCGCTGTGGTCCAAAGGCATCCTGCCGCTGGATTCGCAACAGATCCTGATCGAGGCTCGCGGCCAGAAGTACATCGACGTTGACCTGAACGAAACCCTGGACTGGGCACCGGTTCGCGCCCGTGTACAGCAAGGCATTCGTAACTCCAACATCATGGCCATCGCACCGACCGCGACCATCGCCAACATCACTGGCGTCTCGCAGTCGATCGAACCGACCTACCAGAACCTGTATGTGAAATCGAACCTGTCGGGCGAATTCACCGTGATCAACCCGTACCTGGTTCGCGACCTCAAGGCTCGCGGTCTGTGGGACTCGGTCATGATCAACGACCTGAAGTACTACGACGGTTCGGTTCAGCAGATCGAGCGCATCCCGCAAGAACTCAAAGAGCTCTACGCGACCGCGTTCGAAGTGGACACCAAGTGGATCGTTGACGCCGCCAGCCGTCGTCAGAAGTGGATCGACCAGGCCCAGTCGCTGAACCTGTACATCGCTGGCGCATCGGGCAAGAAGCTCGACGTGACCTACCGCATGGCCTGGTACCGTGGCCTGAAAACCACTTACTACCTCCGTGCCCTGGCCGCGACCAGCACCGAGAAGTCGACCATCAACACCGGCAAGCTGAACGCTGTTTCCAGCGGCGGCAACCACGGCGACGATTCGGTTCTGGCAGCTCCTGCCGGCCCGGCTCCAGTGCCAAAGGCTTGCGCGATCGACGAGCCGGATTGCGAAGCTTGCCAATAA
- a CDS encoding efflux transporter outer membrane subunit — protein sequence MNGKWTWALLLPLCLSGCGALLHSEYRQPEVHAPAFWLGDTTHDRSLRAGQRWWETFGDPRLNALVDDALMRNNDLAVAALRVRRAALQAGLTGTTITPDLDVGTGAEWSRNLRRDGSTQRRFSTTSSMRYEVDLWGRLASTRDAAQWALVATDFDRRASALSLVGTTARLYWQIGLFNELVRSARDSIRYAERTLQLVQSQRLAGAATGLEEAQAEQVLATQRAVLSDYQQQLEAARNALAIIFDQAPEHRFTELEQLPSVTLASVPAGLPADLVARRPDLQAAEWRLRQALSNYDATRASFYPTFTLTGSLTTGGSRELSQVLNNPVGLLGVGINLPFVQWNVRKYTVGISAVDYEAAIIEFRQGLYIALSEVEDALSAQVQFTQQGLRREQALAAALKAEGLAEIRYRSGQTGIKEWLDLQESRRAAQISLAQNRFERLQARMGLYLALGGGFVH from the coding sequence ATGAATGGCAAGTGGACTTGGGCATTGCTGCTGCCTTTGTGCTTGAGTGGATGTGGCGCTCTGCTGCACAGCGAGTACCGTCAACCCGAGGTGCACGCACCGGCCTTCTGGTTGGGTGACACGACGCACGACCGCTCATTACGTGCAGGGCAGCGATGGTGGGAAACATTTGGTGATCCGCGTCTGAATGCGTTGGTCGATGACGCCCTGATGCGTAACAACGATCTCGCTGTGGCTGCCCTCAGAGTGCGCCGGGCAGCGCTTCAGGCAGGGCTCACCGGCACCACTATCACGCCTGATCTGGACGTGGGTACGGGGGCGGAGTGGAGCAGGAACCTGCGTCGTGACGGTTCAACCCAGCGCCGGTTCTCCACGACCTCGTCGATGCGTTACGAAGTCGACTTGTGGGGGCGGCTGGCGAGTACGCGCGATGCTGCGCAGTGGGCGTTAGTGGCGACTGACTTTGATCGGCGCGCCAGTGCACTGAGCCTGGTCGGCACGACGGCGCGCCTGTATTGGCAAATCGGCCTGTTCAACGAACTGGTCCGGTCGGCCCGGGACAGTATCCGGTACGCCGAGCGGACGTTGCAGCTGGTGCAGTCCCAGCGTCTGGCTGGCGCGGCGACTGGGCTCGAAGAGGCGCAAGCCGAGCAGGTGCTGGCTACGCAACGTGCGGTACTCAGCGATTATCAGCAGCAACTTGAAGCGGCGCGCAACGCACTGGCGATTATTTTCGATCAGGCACCCGAGCACCGCTTTACAGAACTGGAACAACTGCCTTCGGTAACATTGGCGAGTGTCCCGGCAGGCTTGCCCGCCGATCTGGTTGCCCGACGTCCGGATCTGCAGGCGGCTGAATGGCGATTGCGTCAGGCATTGTCGAACTATGACGCAACGCGAGCCAGTTTCTATCCCACGTTTACGCTGACGGGCAGTCTGACAACAGGCGGTAGTCGGGAGTTGAGTCAAGTGCTCAATAATCCAGTCGGTCTGTTGGGGGTCGGTATAAACCTGCCGTTTGTGCAGTGGAATGTTCGCAAATATACAGTTGGAATATCCGCCGTTGACTACGAGGCGGCGATCATTGAGTTCCGCCAAGGGCTTTATATCGCGCTGTCGGAAGTTGAAGATGCGTTGTCAGCACAAGTGCAGTTTACCCAGCAGGGTTTGCGTCGTGAGCAGGCACTGGCCGCCGCACTGAAAGCAGAAGGGTTGGCGGAGATCCGCTATCGCAGCGGGCAGACGGGTATCAAGGAGTGGCTGGATCTGCAAGAGAGCCGGCGTGCCGCGCAAATTTCGCTGGCACAGAATCGCTTCGAGCGACTGCAGGCGCGAATGGGGTTGTATCTGGCGCTGGGTGGGGGCTTCGTGCATTAG
- a CDS encoding MacB family efflux pump subunit, with the protein MSSANDLCDLTPKPAQEALPVTQLLTLEGVQRWFADGEARTHVLRDVNLTIAAGEMVAIIGPSGSGKSSLMNILGCLDRPSAGRYCINGVDMAGMSSDELATLRREHFGFIFQRFHLLSHLSAEANVQVPAIYADQSFIECQQKARALLQRLGLGQRMQHRPGQLSGGQQQRVSIARALINGGAVILADEPTGSLDSRSGEEVMAILRELHRSGHTIIIVTHDLRVAQHADRIIEIHDGGIVADQSNASRKVPAAQLAQEGESTLDQGREAAAVHWRRFSEAFKMAWVSLCSHRMRTLLTMLGIIIGIASVVSVVALGQGAQTRVLRDISAMGTNTIDVYPGKDWGDEQAASIRTLQPVDLRIIQGQSWVDSVSAMVNGSRTIRYRNLHVSATVNGVGHDYFQVMGIRMSKGAVFSASDVMRRGQTLIIDHNTRQRLFKDWEQPLGKVILVGGLPCTVVGVMENRDDGFSGPSLQVYLPYTTVMGRLLGQSHFNSIKVRLKDQVASAAAEQALQTLLVARHGRADFFLSSSDSILKIVQKTTDTLTLLISAVAFISLLVGGIGVMNIMLVSVTERTREIGIRMAVGARRADILQQFLIEAVLVCLLGGLLGVLLSLLVSQVFGYFVQMIVMEFTALAMISACLCSLLVGVLFGYIPARNAARLDPIQALSRE; encoded by the coding sequence ATGAGCAGCGCCAATGATCTTTGCGACTTGACACCAAAACCCGCGCAAGAGGCTCTGCCGGTTACGCAGTTGCTAACCCTTGAGGGCGTGCAGCGCTGGTTCGCCGATGGCGAGGCCAGGACTCATGTGCTGCGCGACGTGAATCTGACCATTGCCGCTGGTGAAATGGTGGCGATTATCGGGCCGTCCGGCTCCGGAAAATCCAGCCTGATGAATATCCTCGGCTGCCTGGATCGTCCCTCTGCCGGTCGCTACTGTATCAACGGTGTCGATATGGCCGGTATGAGCAGCGATGAACTGGCGACATTACGTCGTGAGCATTTCGGGTTCATTTTCCAGCGCTTTCATTTGCTGTCGCATTTGAGCGCCGAGGCCAACGTCCAGGTGCCGGCCATTTACGCCGACCAGTCGTTTATCGAGTGTCAGCAAAAGGCTAGGGCATTGTTGCAACGCCTGGGGCTGGGGCAGCGCATGCAGCATCGACCGGGGCAGCTTTCCGGTGGTCAGCAGCAGCGGGTCAGTATTGCCCGTGCGCTGATCAATGGTGGCGCGGTGATCCTGGCCGACGAACCCACCGGCTCGTTGGACTCACGCAGTGGTGAAGAGGTAATGGCCATCCTGCGTGAACTGCACCGTAGCGGCCACACCATTATTATCGTGACCCATGACTTGCGGGTGGCGCAGCACGCTGACCGGATTATCGAGATTCATGACGGAGGGATCGTTGCGGATCAATCGAATGCCAGCCGAAAAGTGCCTGCGGCGCAGCTCGCTCAGGAGGGTGAAAGTACGCTAGATCAGGGGCGCGAAGCGGCGGCAGTGCATTGGCGTCGCTTCAGCGAGGCTTTCAAGATGGCCTGGGTTTCCCTGTGCAGCCATCGTATGCGTACATTGCTGACCATGCTGGGGATCATCATCGGCATCGCCTCAGTGGTGTCGGTGGTCGCGCTGGGGCAGGGGGCGCAGACCCGAGTCCTGCGCGATATCAGCGCCATGGGCACCAATACCATCGATGTTTATCCCGGCAAGGACTGGGGAGATGAGCAGGCCGCCTCGATCCGGACTTTGCAACCTGTGGATTTGCGGATCATCCAGGGGCAGTCCTGGGTCGACAGCGTCTCGGCGATGGTCAATGGCAGCCGAACGATTCGCTATCGCAATCTGCATGTCAGTGCCACCGTCAATGGTGTCGGCCACGATTACTTCCAGGTGATGGGCATCCGCATGAGCAAGGGCGCGGTGTTCAGTGCCAGCGATGTGATGCGCCGTGGCCAGACCCTGATCATTGATCACAATACCCGACAACGGCTGTTCAAGGACTGGGAGCAACCACTGGGCAAAGTGATCCTGGTGGGCGGCCTGCCTTGCACGGTGGTGGGGGTCATGGAAAATCGCGATGACGGTTTTTCAGGGCCGAGCCTGCAAGTCTATTTGCCTTATACAACGGTGATGGGGCGCTTGTTGGGGCAGAGCCATTTCAATTCGATCAAGGTTCGGCTCAAGGACCAGGTGGCCAGCGCTGCAGCAGAGCAAGCGCTGCAAACATTGTTGGTGGCACGTCATGGGCGCGCAGATTTTTTCCTCAGTTCCAGCGACAGCATCCTGAAAATCGTGCAGAAAACCACGGATACCCTGACGCTGCTGATCTCTGCCGTGGCGTTCATTTCACTCTTGGTCGGTGGTATCGGGGTGATGAATATCATGCTGGTATCGGTCACTGAGCGTACCCGGGAGATTGGTATCCGCATGGCCGTCGGCGCTCGACGTGCAGACATCTTGCAGCAATTCCTGATCGAGGCGGTGTTGGTCTGTCTGTTGGGTGGCTTACTGGGCGTCCTGTTGTCGTTGCTGGTCAGCCAGGTGTTTGGCTACTTCGTGCAGATGATCGTCATGGAGTTCACGGCGTTGGCAATGATTTCAGCCTGTTTGTGTTCGCTTCTGGTCGGCGTGTTGTTCGGTTATATCCCGGCGCGCAATGCCGCCCGGCTTGATCCAATTCAGGCGTTGTCCCGAGAATGA
- a CDS encoding efflux RND transporter periplasmic adaptor subunit, whose amino-acid sequence MVFFSRSRIVFGTLFVSALLVWFIGGQGWGATPRKYLTTTVTVEDLEETVLASGTVKPFQQVSVGAQVNGQLKSLKAGLGDTVRQGQLLAEIDPLLPQNELLKSRAALLSVRAQYKARQAMIRQYELDFRRKQSLVASEAGSRADLEIAEAQLQSSRAELASLAAQISQAEIEIRIAEVNLGYTRISAPMDGEVIAVVTKQGQTVVSAQSVPTLLILARLDRMTVEARISEADVVRVKPGQAVSFSILGDPDRRFESHIRAVEPAPESITRQDTMQGGGGSTAGGADAAVYYNALFDVPNDDRSLRTSMTAQVSVLLDSAPKATTVSVAALGKRVADGRYEVRRLVGGQLQTVLVKTGLRNDLNVQVLDGLKEHDEVVLGEEPEAQ is encoded by the coding sequence ATGGTTTTTTTCTCTCGCTCCCGAATCGTCTTCGGGACGCTGTTCGTTAGTGCATTGCTGGTCTGGTTTATAGGGGGGCAGGGCTGGGGCGCCACGCCAAGGAAATATCTGACCACGACCGTCACCGTTGAAGATCTTGAAGAAACAGTATTGGCCAGTGGTACGGTCAAGCCTTTCCAGCAAGTCAGTGTTGGCGCACAGGTCAACGGGCAACTCAAAAGCTTGAAGGCCGGGTTGGGCGATACGGTGCGCCAAGGTCAGCTACTGGCCGAGATTGACCCGCTGTTGCCACAGAACGAACTGCTTAAGTCACGGGCAGCGTTGCTCAGTGTCCGGGCACAATATAAGGCTCGACAGGCGATGATTCGCCAGTACGAACTTGATTTCCGTCGCAAGCAAAGTCTGGTTGCCAGTGAGGCCGGATCGCGGGCCGATCTGGAGATTGCCGAAGCGCAATTGCAAAGCTCTCGTGCCGAACTGGCATCCCTGGCTGCGCAGATTTCCCAGGCGGAGATAGAAATCCGCATCGCCGAAGTCAACCTTGGCTACACGCGTATCAGTGCGCCGATGGACGGAGAAGTCATTGCCGTGGTGACTAAGCAGGGGCAGACCGTCGTTTCCGCGCAGAGTGTCCCGACCTTGCTGATCCTGGCCCGGCTGGACCGGATGACGGTCGAGGCGCGGATATCTGAAGCTGACGTGGTTCGAGTCAAGCCAGGCCAAGCGGTATCCTTCAGTATCCTGGGCGATCCGGATCGGCGCTTTGAAAGTCATATTCGGGCGGTAGAACCGGCGCCAGAGTCCATTACCCGGCAGGACACAATGCAGGGTGGTGGTGGCTCGACTGCTGGCGGTGCCGACGCAGCGGTGTACTACAACGCGCTGTTTGACGTGCCCAATGACGATCGTTCGTTGCGCACTTCAATGACGGCGCAGGTCAGCGTGCTGCTCGATTCGGCGCCAAAAGCCACAACGGTGTCGGTGGCCGCGTTGGGCAAGCGCGTCGCTGATGGCCGCTATGAAGTGCGTCGACTGGTTGGTGGTCAGTTGCAGACGGTGCTGGTCAAGACCGGTTTGCGCAATGACCTTAACGTTCAGGTGTTGGATGGTCTCAAGGAGCATGACGAAGTTGTCCTCGGCGAAGAGCCGGAGGCTCAATGA
- the flgE gene encoding flagellar hook protein FlgE has translation MSFNIGLSGLYAANKQLDVTGNNIANVATAGFKSSRAEFADVYSATRLGTGSKVIGNGVRLANVSQQFTQGDINNTGNVLDMGINGSGFFTMSNNGSVSYTRAGTFKVDDKGYITNTDYTSRLQGYGVDANGKVINGVLTDLKIDTSNLAPKSTSLVTSTINLDSTAPVIDDTVAAGKFDPNNLATYTKSFSTPIYDSQGNMHPMDQYVVKTGANTWKVYTLVDGRNPDATGSDPKVTAPTPSTMTFDSAGKLTQVSTLPGPVISSDLKLAGWVPGNVVNGTFKPNGAAANPAGITISMAQTTQYNADTARSIPTQDGYATGQITNLTIDGTGTLFANFSNNQNKAIGQVALASFTNEQGLQAIGGTSWKETFASGIPGYDAPQTGTLGSIQSNSLEESNVNLTNELVDLIKGQSNYQANAKTISTQSTIMQTIIQMT, from the coding sequence ATGTCTTTCAATATCGGCCTTAGCGGTCTCTATGCAGCCAACAAACAACTGGACGTGACCGGCAACAACATCGCCAACGTCGCGACCGCCGGTTTCAAATCGTCCCGTGCAGAATTCGCAGACGTCTACTCGGCCACTCGCCTGGGTACCGGCAGCAAGGTCATCGGTAACGGTGTACGTCTGGCCAACGTTTCTCAGCAGTTCACCCAGGGTGACATCAACAACACCGGCAACGTGCTGGACATGGGCATCAACGGCTCCGGCTTCTTCACCATGAGCAACAACGGTTCGGTTTCCTATACCCGGGCCGGTACGTTCAAGGTCGACGATAAAGGTTACATCACCAACACCGACTACACCTCGCGTCTGCAAGGCTACGGTGTGGATGCCAACGGCAAGGTCATCAACGGCGTACTGACCGACCTGAAGATCGACACTTCGAACCTGGCGCCAAAGTCCACCTCGCTGGTGACGTCGACTATCAACCTGGACTCGACCGCTCCAGTGATCGATGACACAGTGGCCGCTGGCAAGTTCGACCCGAACAACCTCGCGACCTACACCAAGTCCTTCAGTACCCCGATCTATGACAGCCAGGGCAACATGCACCCGATGGATCAGTATGTGGTCAAGACCGGTGCGAATACCTGGAAGGTCTACACCCTGGTGGACGGTCGTAACCCGGACGCTACCGGTAGCGATCCGAAGGTCACTGCGCCGACACCTTCTACCATGACCTTTGACTCCGCTGGCAAACTGACTCAGGTCAGCACCCTGCCTGGCCCGGTGATCAGCAGTGATCTGAAGCTCGCTGGTTGGGTCCCGGGTAACGTCGTCAACGGTACCTTCAAGCCTAATGGTGCGGCCGCGAACCCGGCAGGTATCACCATTTCGATGGCTCAGACCACCCAGTACAACGCGGATACCGCCCGCTCGATCCCGACTCAGGACGGTTATGCCACTGGCCAGATCACCAACCTGACCATCGACGGTACCGGTACCCTGTTCGCCAACTTCAGCAACAACCAGAACAAGGCCATCGGCCAGGTTGCGCTGGCCAGCTTCACTAACGAGCAAGGCCTGCAAGCGATCGGCGGAACGAGCTGGAAGGAAACGTTCGCTTCGGGTATCCCGGGTTATGACGCTCCGCAAACCGGTACCCTGGGTTCCATCCAGTCCAACTCGCTGGAAGAATCGAACGTTAACCTGACCAACGAGCTGGTAGACCTGATCAAGGGCCAGAGCAACTATCAGGCGAACGCCAAGACCATTTCGACGCAGAGCACCATCATGCAGACCATCATTCAGATGACCTGA
- the flgD gene encoding flagellar hook assembly protein FlgD, giving the protein MSVTDTTSSLSMNDILANSSKKTSSTTGGIASATNSATGGQALGKDAFLQLLVTQLKNQNPLDPQDNSAFVAQLAQFSSLEGITTLNSTVSSLAGNYNSSQALQASSLVGRNVIVQTNSVQMDDPSKGMTGSATVPSSIAGGTVSITDSSGTVVRTIDLGSRAAGSASFTWDGKDKDGNLVKAGTYTVKANASINGTSTDLATYLPATVNSVTISQTGGELMLNLSGKGTVALSKVQTIGI; this is encoded by the coding sequence ATGAGCGTTACCGATACCACCAGCAGCCTGAGCATGAATGACATCCTGGCGAACTCGTCGAAAAAGACCAGTTCGACCACCGGTGGCATTGCTTCGGCGACCAACAGCGCCACCGGCGGCCAGGCACTGGGCAAGGACGCGTTCCTGCAATTGCTGGTGACCCAGCTGAAGAACCAGAACCCGCTCGATCCGCAGGACAACAGCGCCTTCGTTGCGCAGTTGGCGCAGTTCAGCAGCCTTGAGGGCATCACCACCCTCAACAGCACCGTCAGCTCGCTGGCCGGCAACTACAACTCGTCGCAGGCACTGCAGGCGTCGTCGCTGGTGGGTCGCAACGTGATCGTGCAGACCAACAGCGTTCAGATGGACGACCCGAGCAAGGGCATGACCGGTTCGGCCACCGTTCCGTCGTCGATTGCCGGTGGCACCGTCAGCATTACCGACAGCAGCGGCACGGTCGTTCGCACCATCGATCTGGGCAGTCGCGCCGCAGGCAGCGCGAGCTTCACCTGGGACGGCAAGGACAAGGACGGCAACCTGGTGAAGGCCGGTACCTATACCGTCAAAGCCAACGCATCGATCAATGGCACCTCGACCGACCTGGCAACCTACCTGCCGGCCACGGTCAACAGCGTGACCATCAGCCAGACCGGTGGCGAGCTGATGCTCAACCTGTCCGGCAAGGGCACCGTCGCCCTGTCCAAAGTACAAACCATTGGTATATAG
- the flgC gene encoding flagellar basal body rod protein FlgC → MSLSSVFNIAGSGMSAQTTRLNTVASNIANAETVSSSIDQTYRARHPVFATMFQGGQNSGSNSLFQSQDAAGQGVQVLGVVEDQSNLEARYEPNHPAADAKGYVYYPNVNVVEEMADMISASRSFQTNAEMMNTAKTMMQKVLTLGQ, encoded by the coding sequence ATGTCCCTGTCCAGCGTTTTCAACATTGCCGGCAGCGGCATGAGCGCACAAACCACGCGTCTGAACACCGTGGCTTCGAACATCGCCAACGCCGAAACCGTCTCGTCGAGCATCGACCAGACCTACCGCGCCCGTCACCCGGTATTCGCCACCATGTTCCAGGGCGGCCAGAACAGCGGCAGCAACTCGCTGTTCCAGAGCCAGGACGCAGCCGGGCAGGGCGTGCAGGTGCTCGGTGTGGTCGAAGACCAGAGCAACCTCGAAGCGCGTTACGAGCCGAACCATCCGGCGGCCGACGCCAAGGGCTACGTCTACTACCCGAACGTCAACGTGGTGGAAGAAATGGCTGACATGATTTCCGCGAGCCGGTCGTTCCAGACCAACGCCGAAATGATGAACACCGCCAAAACCATGATGCAGAAGGTACTGACCCTCGGTCAGTAA
- the flgB gene encoding flagellar basal body rod protein FlgB produces MSISFDKALGIHEKALGFRAQRAEVLANNIANADTPNYKARDLDFSKVLEAQTQKNANGTIALNMTNSRHIEAEGLGNGDESLMYRTPMQPSIDQNTVDAQLEQSNYAENAVGFQASFTLLNSKFKGLVSALRGE; encoded by the coding sequence ATGAGCATCAGCTTCGATAAAGCGCTCGGCATTCACGAAAAGGCATTGGGCTTCCGCGCCCAGCGTGCCGAAGTGCTGGCCAACAACATCGCCAACGCCGATACCCCGAACTACAAGGCTCGGGATCTGGACTTCTCCAAAGTGCTTGAGGCACAGACCCAGAAGAACGCCAACGGCACCATCGCCCTGAACATGACCAACAGCCGTCACATCGAAGCTGAAGGCCTGGGCAATGGCGATGAGTCGCTGATGTATCGCACGCCGATGCAGCCTTCGATCGACCAGAACACCGTGGACGCCCAGCTTGAACAGTCGAATTACGCGGAAAACGCGGTCGGCTTCCAGGCCAGCTTCACCCTGCTCAACAGCAAATTCAAAGGGCTGGTGTCAGCCCTGCGCGGAGAGTAA